The following are encoded in a window of Bradyrhizobium guangdongense genomic DNA:
- a CDS encoding sensor histidine kinase, with protein MNRLYPLVLEHSLPVVVRYGISACIMLVCAVLQMALQMQTGAPGYFLLLPGVFLSGLIFDRGSGIFAAAIAVAVGAYVSYAGSVGLDFLATNSLFAITAAGTAMVAEFQRAELRRVMLADKTKAVLLQEMAHRTKNNLAILGGMIRLEARHGSPELASALEATARRLQVMAEVYDHLSVKQDSRSVNMRYFLNDVVEKVFQSLAPSGPVAFQVVCGDFFLQHNHALAIGMIANELVTNSLKYAFPDERAGHVTVTLSNADKIELSVSDNGVGLADGTAPGGLGSRIVQLLTQQLEGELTYERQEIPDYASECAHILANCEACSEMRVTAVSQLLNVGPAPLREQLRASEQSYDGYHGEQTGRGDAPA; from the coding sequence ATGAACAGGCTCTATCCGCTGGTTCTGGAGCACTCGCTTCCGGTCGTGGTCCGCTACGGCATCTCGGCTTGCATCATGCTCGTCTGCGCCGTCCTGCAGATGGCCCTTCAGATGCAGACGGGCGCGCCCGGGTACTTCCTGTTGCTCCCCGGCGTGTTCCTGTCAGGCCTGATCTTCGATCGAGGCTCGGGAATCTTCGCGGCCGCGATTGCCGTGGCGGTCGGCGCCTACGTCAGCTACGCGGGCAGCGTCGGCCTCGATTTCCTTGCCACGAATTCGCTTTTCGCCATCACCGCCGCCGGGACCGCAATGGTCGCTGAATTCCAGCGGGCGGAGCTACGGCGGGTGATGCTGGCCGACAAGACCAAGGCCGTGCTGCTGCAGGAGATGGCGCACCGGACCAAGAACAACCTTGCGATCCTCGGGGGCATGATCCGGCTGGAGGCGCGGCACGGCAGCCCCGAACTTGCGTCCGCACTGGAGGCCACCGCCCGCAGGCTGCAGGTGATGGCCGAGGTCTACGACCACCTGTCGGTCAAGCAGGACTCCCGCTCGGTCAACATGCGCTACTTCCTGAACGACGTCGTCGAGAAGGTCTTCCAGTCCTTGGCGCCGTCGGGGCCCGTCGCCTTCCAGGTGGTCTGCGGCGACTTCTTCCTGCAACATAACCATGCGCTCGCGATCGGCATGATCGCGAACGAGCTCGTCACCAACTCTTTGAAGTACGCCTTTCCGGACGAAAGGGCAGGTCATGTCACGGTCACGCTTTCGAACGCGGACAAGATCGAGCTGTCGGTTTCGGATAACGGCGTCGGTCTGGCGGATGGCACCGCACCGGGCGGCTTGGGATCGCGGATCGTCCAGCTTCTCACGCAGCAGCTCGAAGGCGAGCTCACCTACGAGCGGCAGGAGATCCCGGACTATGCGTCCGAGTGCGCGCACATCCTCGCTAATTGCGAGGCCTGCTCGGAGATGCGCGTCACCGCCGTCTCGCAGCTTCTCAACGTGGGACCAGCCCCTCTGAGGGAGCAGCTTCGTGCTTCAGAGCAGAGCTACGATGGCTACCATGGAGAGCAGACCGGCCGCGGTGACGCACCAGCATGA
- a CDS encoding EAL domain-containing protein — translation MPPGEFIPVAEQSGSIAQIDDWVLMEACREAASWLQPLRVAVNVSAAQFRRDNLDAHVRKALRESGLPASLLELEITEGVLIEDIARAKRTIQSLKALGIQMALDDFGTGYSSLSYLEAFPLDRIKIDRSFVAALGHSERSLAIVRAVIGLAHGLGVPVLAEGIETEAQMSLLLQEGCDEMQGYLIGRPRSLAAQASPTSAPEPELEEAS, via the coding sequence ATTCCGCCCGGAGAGTTTATTCCTGTCGCCGAGCAGAGCGGCTCGATCGCGCAGATCGACGACTGGGTGTTGATGGAAGCGTGCCGGGAAGCGGCATCATGGCTCCAGCCCCTTAGGGTCGCGGTCAACGTCTCGGCCGCGCAGTTTCGCCGAGACAATCTGGACGCGCACGTTCGCAAGGCGCTGCGCGAGAGCGGCTTGCCGGCATCACTACTCGAGCTGGAAATCACCGAAGGTGTCCTGATCGAGGACATCGCGCGCGCCAAGAGAACGATACAGTCCCTCAAGGCGCTCGGGATCCAGATGGCCTTGGACGACTTCGGAACTGGATATTCTTCGCTGTCGTACCTGGAGGCCTTCCCCCTCGACCGCATCAAGATCGACCGCTCGTTCGTCGCCGCGCTCGGCCATAGCGAGCGGTCGCTCGCCATCGTCCGGGCCGTGATCGGCCTCGCCCACGGACTTGGCGTGCCGGTGCTCGCGGAAGGGATCGAGACCGAGGCGCAGATGTCGCTTCTGCTGCAAGAGGGCTGCGATGAGATGCAGGGCTATCTGATCGGCCGGCCCCGAAGTCTCGCTGCGCAAGCGAGTCCGACGAGCGCGCCTGAGCCAGAGTTGGAAGAGGCCTCGTAG
- a CDS encoding GGDEF domain-containing protein produces the protein MAMSCCRFDGHQAQGAYVARVGGDEFIGITDEIPLPAGAELLATRMRAQFERPIEVDGHALEIDLCVGVALYPRDADNAVSLLADAALYRAKHEGRGAIRLFTTAMDQQLRERRALEHDLRVAVERGELFPEYQPQQHRDGTLKGYEALVALAPSGSRRHSARRVYSCRRAERLDRADRRLGVDGSVPGSGIMAPAP, from the coding sequence ATGGCCATGAGCTGCTGCCGGTTTGATGGACACCAAGCGCAGGGCGCCTACGTGGCCCGGGTCGGGGGCGACGAGTTCATCGGCATCACCGACGAGATCCCCTTGCCTGCAGGCGCGGAACTGCTGGCCACGCGGATGCGCGCGCAGTTCGAGCGGCCGATCGAGGTCGACGGCCACGCCCTCGAGATCGACCTCTGCGTCGGCGTCGCGCTGTATCCGCGAGACGCCGACAACGCCGTCTCGCTGCTGGCCGATGCCGCCCTCTATCGCGCGAAGCATGAGGGCAGAGGGGCGATCCGGCTCTTCACGACTGCCATGGATCAGCAATTGCGCGAGCGCCGGGCGCTGGAGCACGATCTGCGGGTGGCTGTCGAGCGGGGCGAGCTCTTTCCGGAGTATCAGCCGCAGCAGCATAGGGACGGCACGCTGAAGGGCTACGAGGCGCTCGTGGCGCTGGCGCCATCCGGTTCGCGGCGTCATTCCGCCCGGAGAGTTTATTCCTGTCGCCGAGCAGAGCGGCTCGATCGCGCAGATCGACGACTGGGTGTTGATGGAAGCGTGCCGGGAAGCGGCATCATGGCTCCAGCCCCTTAG
- a CDS encoding response regulator codes for MTIFGSQRLREAVLTALLPPPKAWESRVENSVVVLVVEDDALVHDLLGEALVDGGFRVAQASTSTDALAMLEAPEAAYRALVTDINLESGPSTGWDIAKRARELNSGLAVVYMTGDSGHQYASNGVPNSIILAKPFAPAQLITAVSRLLNEAENVGASDSR; via the coding sequence ATGACAATTTTTGGCAGTCAGCGCTTGAGAGAAGCGGTTTTGACCGCACTGCTCCCGCCGCCCAAGGCATGGGAGTCTCGCGTGGAAAATTCTGTTGTGGTGCTTGTGGTCGAGGACGATGCGCTCGTTCATGACCTTCTCGGCGAAGCACTCGTGGATGGCGGCTTCAGAGTCGCCCAGGCGTCCACAAGTACCGATGCACTCGCCATGCTTGAGGCGCCGGAGGCCGCCTATCGAGCCTTGGTGACCGACATAAATCTAGAATCGGGACCTAGCACGGGCTGGGACATCGCGAAGCGTGCCCGCGAGCTCAACTCGGGGCTCGCAGTCGTCTACATGACCGGCGACAGCGGGCATCAGTACGCTTCGAACGGGGTGCCAAACAGCATCATCCTGGCCAAGCCATTTGCCCCAGCACAGTTGATCACTGCGGTTTCCCGGCTCCTCAATGAAGCTGAAAACGTTGGAGCAAGTGACAGCAGATGA
- a CDS encoding sensor histidine kinase — MTGLVWDVNKLRIATDAAGIALWSWNVDTDQLELDERGYTLWGIPNTGTITFEALSACIHPEDLDRVRAAFAATRDMLGAYETDFRILCDNEVRWISARGRGDDEGIVERVMYGVFIDVTERKKAEEAREMLAGEMNHRVKNIFAITSALAMISARSATTKEEMVQDLHQRIFALSNAHDMIRPDASQQNRAAPLGHLLDTLLNPYASKHSETERVRISTPRLLVGEKAATALALVVHELATNSIKYGALSTANGALDIKCCASAGAVELIWSESGGPLTHKPSGPSGFGTKLLMSSLRDQLGGAISASWPPTGAVITLTMSEARLGG; from the coding sequence ATGACCGGCTTAGTCTGGGACGTCAACAAGCTCCGGATCGCGACAGACGCGGCGGGCATCGCTCTCTGGTCGTGGAACGTCGATACGGATCAGCTAGAGCTAGACGAGCGGGGATATACCCTTTGGGGGATTCCGAACACCGGAACGATTACTTTCGAAGCGCTTTCTGCGTGTATCCATCCCGAGGATCTTGATAGAGTACGAGCCGCCTTTGCCGCGACGCGGGATATGCTCGGAGCCTATGAAACAGATTTTCGTATTCTATGTGACAATGAAGTCCGTTGGATATCGGCCCGAGGCAGGGGTGACGATGAAGGCATTGTCGAAAGGGTCATGTATGGCGTATTCATCGACGTAACCGAAAGAAAGAAAGCAGAAGAGGCTCGCGAAATGCTTGCGGGCGAAATGAATCATCGGGTGAAGAATATTTTTGCAATCACTTCTGCGCTGGCAATGATATCGGCCCGCTCGGCGACCACAAAAGAAGAGATGGTGCAGGACCTGCACCAGCGCATATTTGCCCTGTCAAATGCCCACGACATGATTCGCCCTGATGCCAGCCAACAGAATCGGGCAGCTCCGCTTGGACACCTTTTGGATACGCTGCTGAATCCATATGCAAGCAAGCATTCGGAAACAGAGCGGGTTCGCATCAGCACTCCCCGATTGCTGGTAGGGGAAAAAGCTGCCACAGCCCTTGCGCTGGTCGTGCACGAACTGGCCACCAATTCGATCAAGTACGGAGCGCTCTCGACCGCGAATGGTGCGCTTGACATAAAATGCTGCGCGAGCGCGGGAGCGGTAGAGCTCATTTGGAGCGAAAGTGGTGGACCGTTAACTCATAAGCCGTCCGGTCCGTCAGGATTTGGAACCAAACTACTTATGAGTAGTCTCCGCGATCAACTCGGCGGGGCTATATCGGCGAGTTGGCCGCCCACTGGAGCGGTAATCACACTCACCATGAGCGAAGCTCGGCTCGGCGGTTAG
- a CDS encoding DUF6894 family protein: protein MTRYYFDIRDDAGLWPDEEGLDFDTQQEAEVEAAQSLAGLAKEFASIRQDVAVEVRTDIERVFQAAFIFDRSTTKQ from the coding sequence ATGACCCGGTACTACTTCGACATCCGGGACGACGCTGGCCTTTGGCCGGACGAGGAAGGCTTGGACTTCGATACTCAGCAAGAGGCGGAGGTGGAGGCCGCCCAGTCGCTGGCTGGCTTAGCGAAGGAATTTGCCTCGATACGACAGGACGTTGCGGTCGAAGTACGGACGGACATCGAGCGTGTGTTTCAAGCCGCGTTCATCTTCGACAGAAGCACAACGAAGCAGTAA
- the groL gene encoding chaperonin GroEL (60 kDa chaperone family; promotes refolding of misfolded polypeptides especially under stressful conditions; forms two stacked rings of heptamers to form a barrel-shaped 14mer; ends can be capped by GroES; misfolded proteins enter the barrel where they are refolded when GroES binds), which produces MSAKEVKFGVDARDRMLRGVDILANAVRVTLGPKGRNVVLDKSFGAPRITKDGVTVAKEIELEDKFENMGAQMVREVASKSADAAGDGTTTATVLAAAIVREGAKSVAAGMNPMDLKRGIDLAVEAVVADLVKNSKKVTSNEEIAQVGTISSNGDTEIGKFLADAMKKVGNEGVITVEEAKSLETELEVVEGMQFDRGYISPYFVTNADKMRVELDDAYVLINEKKLSQLNELLPLLEAVVQSGKPLVIIAEDVEGEALATLVVNRLRGGLKVAAVKAPGFGDRRKAMLQDIAILTGGQAISEDLGIKMENVTLAMLGRAKKVMIDKENTTIVSGAGKKADIEARVNQIKAQIDETTSDYDREKLQERLAKLAGGVAVIRVGGATEVEVKERKDRVDDAMHATRAAVEEGIVPGGGVALLRASEQLKGLRAKNDDQKTGVEIVRKALSYPARQIAINAGEDGSVIVGKILESKTYAYGFDSQTGEYVNLISKGIIDPTKVVRVAIQNAASVAALLITTEAMVAEVPKKNAAGGMPPGGGGMGGMDF; this is translated from the coding sequence ATGTCCGCCAAAGAAGTGAAATTCGGCGTCGACGCCCGCGATCGCATGCTTCGCGGTGTGGATATTCTCGCAAACGCCGTCAGGGTGACGCTTGGGCCCAAGGGCCGCAACGTCGTGCTCGACAAGTCGTTCGGCGCTCCCCGCATCACCAAGGATGGCGTCACCGTCGCCAAGGAGATCGAGCTCGAGGACAAGTTCGAGAACATGGGCGCGCAGATGGTACGCGAAGTCGCCTCCAAGTCCGCTGACGCGGCCGGCGACGGCACCACCACCGCCACCGTCCTGGCCGCTGCGATCGTCCGCGAAGGCGCCAAGTCGGTGGCTGCGGGCATGAACCCGATGGACCTCAAGCGCGGCATCGACCTCGCGGTCGAGGCCGTGGTCGCCGACCTCGTCAAGAACTCCAAGAAGGTGACCTCGAACGAGGAAATCGCTCAAGTCGGCACCATCTCCTCGAATGGGGACACCGAGATCGGCAAGTTCCTGGCCGATGCCATGAAGAAGGTCGGCAACGAGGGCGTTATCACCGTTGAGGAAGCCAAGTCGCTAGAGACCGAGCTTGAGGTGGTCGAGGGCATGCAGTTCGACCGCGGCTACATCTCGCCGTACTTCGTCACCAATGCCGACAAGATGCGCGTGGAATTAGATGATGCCTACGTCCTCATTAACGAAAAGAAGCTGTCTCAGCTCAACGAGCTGCTCCCGCTGCTCGAAGCGGTTGTTCAGAGCGGCAAGCCATTGGTGATCATCGCTGAGGATGTGGAAGGCGAGGCGCTCGCTACTCTCGTCGTCAACCGTCTCCGTGGCGGCCTGAAGGTCGCGGCGGTCAAGGCTCCGGGCTTCGGCGATCGCCGCAAGGCCATGCTGCAGGACATTGCGATCCTGACCGGCGGCCAGGCCATCTCGGAAGATCTCGGCATCAAGATGGAGAATGTGACGCTTGCGATGCTCGGTCGGGCCAAGAAGGTGATGATCGACAAGGAGAACACCACGATCGTCAGTGGCGCCGGCAAGAAGGCTGACATCGAGGCGCGCGTCAATCAAATTAAGGCGCAGATTGACGAAACCACCTCGGACTACGACCGCGAGAAGCTGCAGGAGCGTCTGGCCAAGCTCGCGGGCGGCGTCGCGGTGATCCGCGTCGGCGGCGCGACCGAGGTTGAGGTCAAGGAGCGCAAAGATCGCGTTGATGACGCGATGCATGCGACCCGCGCTGCGGTCGAGGAAGGCATCGTCCCGGGCGGCGGCGTCGCCTTGCTCCGTGCTTCCGAGCAGCTCAAGGGCTTGCGTGCGAAGAACGACGACCAGAAGACCGGCGTCGAGATTGTGCGCAAGGCGTTGTCCTACCCCGCTCGCCAGATCGCGATCAATGCCGGCGAAGACGGCTCGGTGATCGTCGGCAAGATCCTCGAGAGCAAAACCTACGCCTACGGGTTTGACTCTCAGACAGGCGAGTACGTGAACCTTATCTCGAAGGGCATTATCGATCCGACCAAGGTGGTGCGTGTGGCGATCCAGAACGCCGCGTCCGTTGCGGCGCTCCTGATCACCACCGAAGCGATGGTCGCCGAAGTCCCGAAGAAGAACGCGGCTGGCGGCATGCCGCCTGGCGGTGGCGGCATGGGAGGCATGGACTTCTAA
- a CDS encoding co-chaperone GroES, whose amino-acid sequence MKFRPLHDRVVVKRVDAEATSKGGIIIPDNAKEKPSQGEIVAVGPGGRDEAGRLTEIDLKVGDRVLFGKWSGTEVRIDGQDLLIMKESDIMGVLEVSESKKKAA is encoded by the coding sequence ATGAAATTCCGTCCGCTCCACGACCGAGTGGTGGTCAAACGCGTCGACGCCGAAGCAACGAGCAAGGGCGGCATCATCATTCCCGACAATGCAAAGGAGAAGCCCTCGCAAGGCGAAATCGTCGCCGTTGGCCCCGGCGGCCGCGACGAAGCCGGCAGGCTGACCGAGATCGACCTAAAGGTCGGAGACCGCGTGCTGTTCGGCAAATGGTCCGGCACCGAAGTGAGGATTGACGGCCAAGACCTTCTGATCATGAAGGAGAGCGACATCATGGGCGTGCTCGAGGTCAGCGAGTCCAAGAAGAAGGCGGCGTAA
- a CDS encoding DUF1488 domain-containing protein codes for MTLTSGRFIGHEYDRMIVRFSMHDGAKEIPCAITTSAMDYLECGPQVRPEQREAQFIRLRDRIEASTAIKYRATEFEGTPPGIVLRGIDFRP; via the coding sequence ATGACATTGACCAGCGGCCGCTTTATCGGTCACGAGTACGACCGAATGATCGTACGGTTCTCGATGCACGACGGTGCCAAGGAGATTCCTTGCGCGATAACGACCTCTGCGATGGACTATCTTGAGTGTGGCCCGCAAGTCCGGCCCGAGCAGCGGGAAGCCCAGTTCATCCGCCTTCGGGACCGCATCGAAGCGAGCACGGCAATCAAATATCGCGCTACGGAGTTCGAAGGCACCCCGCCCGGCATCGTGCTGCGAGGCATCGATTTCAGGCCTTAG
- a CDS encoding glycoside hydrolase family 130 protein: MRHPLRPIEGTPLHTTFLNRQALHLRPDPARVIVRPFKPATEPRDLNPTDKTRANHIVERVLNLDAEEAARQLADVLENFAGRHRNLLETFELRADEMEQALAAHCRFTSVQRQLIGAYFMNEYSFEASALFNPSIVSHPDQSGTPAGSLRFILSLRAVGEGHVSSLTFRTGTIASDGSIDVEPTVRLASSPQIRHLVPGPIGDEVELAFRPDHDISERVIFPVTASQSHGIEDARFVEFTDGGRKTYYATYTAYQGTAIRSELIETGDFISFRMSPLHGTAARNKGMALFPRRIDGKFAMIARQDNENLYLVYSDDLYRWEGGQVLLKPQFPWEFVQIGNCGSPIELEEGWLLLTHGVGPVRKYSIGAALLDKCDPSKVLARSSEPLLRPEPSEREGYVPNVVYTCGAIAHNDRIILPYAVSDTYSHFATMKVSALLQAMS, translated from the coding sequence ATGCGACATCCGCTCCGGCCAATCGAGGGCACGCCTTTGCACACTACATTTCTGAACCGGCAGGCGCTCCATCTGCGCCCCGACCCCGCGCGCGTCATCGTGCGCCCGTTCAAGCCAGCGACCGAACCGCGCGATCTCAACCCGACCGACAAGACCCGGGCCAATCATATCGTCGAGCGCGTTCTCAACCTCGATGCGGAGGAGGCGGCGCGCCAGTTGGCCGACGTGCTTGAAAACTTCGCAGGCAGGCATCGTAACCTGCTCGAGACGTTCGAGCTTCGTGCCGACGAGATGGAGCAGGCGCTGGCAGCGCATTGCAGATTTACCAGCGTGCAACGCCAGCTAATCGGCGCCTACTTCATGAATGAGTATTCGTTCGAAGCCTCGGCGCTGTTCAATCCGAGCATTGTATCACACCCCGACCAGTCGGGGACGCCGGCAGGCAGCCTGCGCTTCATTCTCAGCCTGCGTGCCGTCGGCGAAGGACATGTGTCGTCGCTGACCTTTCGCACCGGTACCATCGCCTCTGACGGCAGCATTGATGTCGAACCGACGGTTCGGCTCGCTTCAAGTCCGCAGATTCGGCATCTCGTTCCAGGGCCGATCGGCGACGAGGTAGAGCTCGCCTTCAGGCCGGATCATGACATCAGCGAGCGCGTCATCTTTCCCGTCACAGCCTCGCAGTCGCATGGCATCGAAGACGCCCGCTTCGTCGAATTCACCGACGGCGGCCGGAAGACCTATTACGCGACCTACACCGCCTACCAAGGTACGGCAATCCGATCGGAATTGATCGAGACCGGCGACTTTATCTCGTTCCGGATGTCGCCGCTGCATGGCACTGCCGCCCGCAATAAGGGCATGGCGCTGTTTCCACGCAGGATCGACGGCAAGTTCGCCATGATCGCGCGACAGGACAATGAAAACCTGTATCTGGTCTATTCGGATGATTTGTACAGATGGGAAGGTGGCCAAGTCCTCCTGAAACCACAATTCCCATGGGAGTTCGTGCAGATCGGCAATTGCGGATCGCCCATCGAGCTGGAAGAGGGATGGCTGCTGCTCACGCACGGTGTCGGGCCGGTCCGAAAATACTCGATCGGCGCGGCGCTGCTCGACAAGTGCGACCCCTCCAAGGTGCTGGCGCGTTCGAGCGAACCGCTGCTGCGGCCCGAGCCGTCCGAGCGCGAAGGATATGTTCCCAATGTCGTCTACACCTGCGGAGCGATAGCGCATAACGACCGGATTATTCTGCCGTATGCTGTCTCCGACACTTATTCGCACTTCGCTACGATGAAGGTCTCCGCGCTGTTGCAGGCCATGTCTTAA
- a CDS encoding glycosyltransferase family 4 protein — protein MTPLGRIALIGNSLPRRCGIATFTTDLQRAIANSRPNLVASIVAMTDHGQAYVYPDSVALQIRDDSIESYRRAAALLNAGRFDVACLQHEFGIFGGEAGSHILELLSRLSMPVVTTLHTVLSEPTPAQRAIMDRIVDMSSKIVVMASKGRELLCSVYRVPGEKIEIIAHGIPDFPFVEPDAAKARLGFSGRSVILTFGLLSPSKGIEIMIDAMPSILKQCPEAVYVVLGATHPNLVRDQGEAYRESLMKRVRQLGVEDHVVFLDQFVDQATLLEFISMCDIYVTPYLNEAQMTSGTLAYSFGLGKAVVSTPYWHARELLEDGRGALVAFNDAPETGRTIAELLTDKPRRQAMREQAYAASRPMTWERTAERYMATFANGRQSHWLNAVARDPMAADASQIPVAPAMQTDHFLSMCDDTGLLQHAVHSVPDRLHGYCVDDNARALLLACALNEPGEQPLTDVLTGRFAAFVQHAWNPDTGRFRNFMGYDRTWLEEKGSEDSHGRTLWALGQCARRDASGARRRWAAALFTEALPIAKSFDSPRASAFTLLGLDAYCAAIPDDRRARDLRRVLADRLMLCLESVETPEWIWFEEGLAYDNARLPEALIVTGLATRNRGYIDAGLKSLRWLMTQQTSPMGHFRPVGTAGFGEQRRPPHAFDQQPVEATATIAACLTALRAEDNAQWKAEAINVFAWFLGSNDLSVALVDTETGSCRDGLHPDRANENRGGESVVCYLLGLAEIRQLARVSVNLTDPVALCAVGA, from the coding sequence ATGACGCCGCTCGGCAGGATCGCGTTGATCGGCAATTCGTTGCCGCGCCGCTGTGGCATCGCCACATTCACTACCGACCTGCAGCGCGCGATCGCGAATTCGCGGCCAAATCTCGTGGCCTCCATCGTGGCGATGACCGATCACGGCCAAGCCTACGTCTATCCCGATTCGGTCGCCCTGCAGATCAGGGATGACTCGATCGAATCCTATAGACGCGCCGCAGCATTGCTGAACGCGGGCCGGTTCGATGTTGCTTGTCTGCAGCACGAATTCGGCATCTTCGGCGGCGAAGCCGGTTCCCACATTCTCGAACTTCTGTCGCGTCTTTCCATGCCTGTGGTGACGACGCTGCATACCGTTCTGTCGGAGCCGACGCCGGCTCAACGCGCGATCATGGATCGTATCGTCGACATGTCCTCAAAGATCGTTGTGATGGCCAGCAAGGGACGCGAACTGCTTTGCAGCGTCTACCGCGTGCCGGGCGAAAAGATCGAGATCATCGCGCATGGCATCCCCGATTTTCCGTTTGTCGAGCCCGATGCGGCAAAGGCCAGGCTCGGTTTCAGCGGCCGCTCCGTGATTCTGACGTTCGGCCTGTTATCCCCCAGTAAGGGCATTGAGATCATGATTGACGCCATGCCGTCGATTCTGAAGCAATGTCCCGAGGCGGTCTACGTGGTACTCGGTGCGACCCACCCCAATCTGGTTCGCGATCAGGGTGAAGCCTATCGCGAAAGCCTGATGAAGCGGGTGCGCCAGCTCGGCGTCGAGGATCACGTCGTATTTCTCGACCAGTTCGTCGACCAGGCGACGCTGCTTGAGTTCATTTCGATGTGCGACATCTACGTCACGCCCTATCTCAACGAGGCGCAGATGACGTCAGGGACGCTGGCTTACAGCTTTGGCCTCGGTAAGGCGGTTGTCTCGACGCCGTACTGGCACGCACGGGAGCTGCTGGAAGACGGACGCGGCGCGCTCGTTGCGTTTAACGACGCTCCTGAGACCGGGCGCACCATCGCGGAGTTGCTGACTGACAAGCCGCGCCGGCAGGCCATGCGCGAGCAGGCCTATGCGGCCAGTCGTCCGATGACATGGGAACGGACCGCCGAGCGGTACATGGCGACATTCGCGAACGGGCGGCAGAGCCACTGGTTGAATGCGGTTGCGCGCGACCCGATGGCCGCGGACGCATCGCAAATTCCGGTGGCGCCCGCTATGCAAACGGACCATTTTCTGTCGATGTGTGATGACACCGGCCTGCTGCAGCATGCCGTGCATTCGGTGCCGGATCGGCTGCATGGCTATTGCGTCGACGACAACGCGCGCGCGCTGCTGCTGGCCTGCGCCCTCAACGAGCCGGGCGAGCAGCCGCTGACTGATGTTTTAACGGGCCGGTTTGCCGCCTTTGTCCAGCATGCGTGGAATCCGGATACCGGCCGCTTTCGCAACTTCATGGGGTACGACCGCACCTGGCTGGAAGAGAAGGGCTCCGAGGACAGCCATGGGCGGACCTTGTGGGCATTGGGCCAATGTGCGCGCAGGGACGCCAGCGGCGCCCGGCGCCGATGGGCGGCGGCATTATTTACCGAGGCGTTGCCGATCGCGAAATCCTTCGATTCGCCACGTGCCTCGGCCTTCACGCTGCTGGGCCTCGACGCCTATTGCGCCGCAATTCCCGACGATCGCCGCGCCCGCGACCTGCGGCGGGTTCTGGCCGACAGGCTAATGCTCTGTCTGGAGTCGGTCGAGACGCCGGAGTGGATCTGGTTCGAAGAAGGCCTCGCATATGACAATGCCCGACTGCCCGAGGCTCTGATCGTTACTGGTTTGGCCACGCGAAACCGCGGCTATATCGACGCCGGGTTGAAATCCCTGCGGTGGCTGATGACGCAGCAAACGTCTCCGATGGGGCATTTCCGGCCGGTCGGCACCGCCGGTTTCGGCGAACAACGGAGACCGCCTCACGCCTTCGATCAGCAGCCGGTGGAAGCAACCGCGACCATCGCGGCCTGCCTAACCGCGCTGCGCGCGGAGGACAACGCCCAATGGAAGGCTGAAGCAATCAACGTTTTCGCCTGGTTCCTGGGCAGCAATGACCTTTCGGTTGCGCTCGTCGATACCGAGACCGGCAGTTGTCGCGATGGACTTCATCCCGACCGGGCCAATGAAAATCGCGGGGGAGAATCGGTGGTGTGCTATCTTCTGGGGCTTGCCGAGATTCGCCAGCTTGCCCGTGTGAGTGTTAACCTGACAGATCCCGTGGCGCTATGCGCCGTCGGAGCTTGA